In a single window of the Leopardus geoffroyi isolate Oge1 chromosome D2, O.geoffroyi_Oge1_pat1.0, whole genome shotgun sequence genome:
- the GGPS1 gene encoding geranylgeranyl pyrophosphate synthase isoform X1, with amino-acid sequence MEKTQETVQRILLEPYKYLLQLPGKQVRTKLSQAFNHWLKVPEDKLQIIIEVTEMLHNASLLIDDIEDNSKLRRGFPVAHSIYGIPSVINSANYVYFLGLEKVLTLDHPDAVKLFTHQLLELHQGQGLDIYWRDNYTCPTEEEYKAMVLQKTGGLFGLAVGLMQLFSDYKEDLKPLLNTLGLFFQIRDDYANLHSKEYSENKSFCEDLTEGKFSFPTIHAIWSRPESTQVQSILRQRTENIDIKKYCVHYLENVGSFEYTRSTLKELESKAYKQIDARGGNPELVALIKHLSKMFKEENE; translated from the exons atGGAGAAGACTCAAGAAACAGTGCAAAGAATTCTTCTAGAACCCTATAAGTATTTACTTCAGTTACCAG GTAAACAAGTGAGAACCAAACTTTCACAGGCATTTAATCATTGGCTCAAAGTTCCAGAAGATAAGCTGCAG ATTATCATTGAAGTGACGGAGATGTTGCATAATGCCAGTTTGCTCATCGACGATATCGAAGACAACTCAAAACTCCGACGTGGCTTTCCTGTGGCACACAGTATCTATGGGATTCCGTCCGTCATCAATTCTGCCAATTACGTGTATTTTCTTGGCCTAGAGAAAGTCTTAACCCTTGATCACCCTGATGCGGTAAAGCTTTTTACCCACCAGCTTCTGGAACTCCACCAGGGACAAGGCCTAGATATCTATTGGAGGGATAATTACACTTGTCCCACCGAAGAAGAATATAAGGCTATGGTGCTACAAAAGACAGGTGGGCTGTTTGGATTAGCAGTGGGTCTCATGCAGTTGTTCTCTGATTACAAAGAAGATCTAAAGCCACTACTTAATACACTCGGGCTCTTTTTCCAAATTAGGGATGATTATGCTAATCTGCACTCCAAAGAATATAGTGAAAACAAAAGCTTTTGTGAAGATCTAACAGAGGGAAAGTTCTCGTTCCCTACTATTCATGCCATCTGGTCAAGGCCTGAAAGCACCCAGGTGCAGAGTATCTTGCGCCAGAGAACCGAaaatatagatattaaaaaatactgtgtACATTATCTTGAGAATGTAGGTTCTTTTGAATACACTCGGAGTACTCTTAAAGAGCTTGAATCTAAAGCCTATAAACAAATTGATGCACGTGGTGGGAACCCTGAGCTTGTAGCTCTAATAAAGCACTTAAGCAAAATGTTCAAAGAAGAGAATGAATAA
- the GGPS1 gene encoding geranylgeranyl pyrophosphate synthase isoform X2 encodes MLHNASLLIDDIEDNSKLRRGFPVAHSIYGIPSVINSANYVYFLGLEKVLTLDHPDAVKLFTHQLLELHQGQGLDIYWRDNYTCPTEEEYKAMVLQKTGGLFGLAVGLMQLFSDYKEDLKPLLNTLGLFFQIRDDYANLHSKEYSENKSFCEDLTEGKFSFPTIHAIWSRPESTQVQSILRQRTENIDIKKYCVHYLENVGSFEYTRSTLKELESKAYKQIDARGGNPELVALIKHLSKMFKEENE; translated from the coding sequence ATGTTGCATAATGCCAGTTTGCTCATCGACGATATCGAAGACAACTCAAAACTCCGACGTGGCTTTCCTGTGGCACACAGTATCTATGGGATTCCGTCCGTCATCAATTCTGCCAATTACGTGTATTTTCTTGGCCTAGAGAAAGTCTTAACCCTTGATCACCCTGATGCGGTAAAGCTTTTTACCCACCAGCTTCTGGAACTCCACCAGGGACAAGGCCTAGATATCTATTGGAGGGATAATTACACTTGTCCCACCGAAGAAGAATATAAGGCTATGGTGCTACAAAAGACAGGTGGGCTGTTTGGATTAGCAGTGGGTCTCATGCAGTTGTTCTCTGATTACAAAGAAGATCTAAAGCCACTACTTAATACACTCGGGCTCTTTTTCCAAATTAGGGATGATTATGCTAATCTGCACTCCAAAGAATATAGTGAAAACAAAAGCTTTTGTGAAGATCTAACAGAGGGAAAGTTCTCGTTCCCTACTATTCATGCCATCTGGTCAAGGCCTGAAAGCACCCAGGTGCAGAGTATCTTGCGCCAGAGAACCGAaaatatagatattaaaaaatactgtgtACATTATCTTGAGAATGTAGGTTCTTTTGAATACACTCGGAGTACTCTTAAAGAGCTTGAATCTAAAGCCTATAAACAAATTGATGCACGTGGTGGGAACCCTGAGCTTGTAGCTCTAATAAAGCACTTAAGCAAAATGTTCAAAGAAGAGAATGAATAA